GCATCTTAGGGTCAAGACGCAAATAACCAAGTTCCCCACGTTTTTCTAGTGATTGAATATGGGTTAAACCACCATCATCAAACGTTAGCATCACGTGGCGATCAGGCTCGGGGCCATCAGCAAATTCAAAGGGACGACGAATTAATTCAATACGGCTAGAAGAAGCGGAATATTCTCCTGGATAGTGTGGTTGACGAACCTTACGGTATTTCAATACATCCAGTTCATTGCGGACCTCTTCCAAACTGATGTCCATACCGGGTTCCAGTTGCAAGATACGAGCATATACCACCGTAGGTAACTGAAAAAGTTGTCCGTCAAATCTCTGCTTGATGACACTGTTTAGATAAATACCAACAAACAAAAGCACCGCTGCTACGGCAATCGAAAGTTTCCACCCGATGCTCCATAACTTACGCCATATTCCTTTTTTTACCGGTTGCTTGTGGCTGGCAGCTTTGTCTTTTGACTGCTTTTTGCTGTTTTTCGGTGTTGTTTTTTTAGTCATGAATTCAATTGTCGTTTTGTTTTCGTTGTCGCTACGTGATTCGCCGGATCATCAGGCCAAACATGTTTGGGATAACGTCCTTTCATCTCCTTTTGCACCTCGCGATATGCACCATGCCAAAATCCCGCGAGATCTTGCGTGACTTGCAAAGGTCTTTGCGCCGGAGACAGTAATTCCATTACAACTGTTTGTGTTCCTTGAGCAATCACTGGTGATTGTTTTTCACCAAAAACTTCCTGCATTCGAACTGAAAGTACGGGTGACATGCCTTGCTGATAGCGAATCTTTTTCTTTGTTCCTGTCGGCATTTGATGATGAGTAGGCAGCCATTCATCAATCTTTTGATTAAGAGGCCAACCTAAGCGAGCACTTAACGCTTCTAGAACCGATACTTTGTGCAATTGCTTGGCTGAAGTACACCCCAGTAAATAAGGCGCTAACCAGTCGTCGACGCTAGAGCGTAGGCTATCATCATCCATCGCAGGCCATCCCTCGTGTGGTAACCACTCAATACCACACCTCACTCGCTCTAACCATGCCAAGGTATCCTGTGTCCAATTTAATACGCCTAATCCTTTGCGTGAGACATAATTGAGCAAAGCTTGCGTCATTTTTTCCTTACTGGGCTCAGGGAGCGCAATGCGCTGAATGACGAGTTGACCCATTTTGGTCTGTTTCTCAGCGGTAAGTCTGCCTGATTTATCATCCCAATCAACCACTTCACTAGTTTTAAATAAAGCGCCAAAGGTATTTTCTAGCTGTTGAATATCCAGTGCTATTGCTGAAAAAATTTGACTAGCCTGCTGTTGATGACGCATTAACTCAGTCACCACTAAATAGTGCTCATTAGCTAATGGCTCACTTTCATGAATCCACGCACCGTGGCCGTTACTTAAACGGAATTGGCCTAATGAATTATCGCGTAACTGAGCAATGCGATCAGGATAAGCCATCGCCACTACCAGCGAGAGTTGACTAGCCGTCACCGTTGCAAGGTTAAATTCGTTATCACAGGCAAAACACAATTGTTGGGCCCGTTTATACAACCATGATGATTTAGGATGGCGTTTTTCCTGCCAGCGATACAAACTATGGCTGATATCAAGACTATTTTTTTCCGGCTCTTCTAATAAGACAGCCGCAGCCACAGCGGCAGAGAAATACAGGGGATCATCTTGAACCTGCAGCAGCATCGCCGCAGTGCGCGGAGGCAAACCGAGTTGATGAGCATCTTGCCCCATAGCCGTTAATTGATAATCTGAACGCATCAAGCATAATTGCTGAAGTAACTCTCTTCCCTGCTGTAACGACGCTTTAGGTGGCGTATCTAGCCAAGATAAACTGGTTTCATCCGTTGTTCCCCATGCAGCTAATTCCATCGCTAACGGAGCCAAATCACTTTGCAAAATTTCAGGCGTGGGAACTTTCGGTTGCTGCTGATACTGACTTTCACTGTAGAGCCTAACACACAGGCCGGGTTCCAAACGTCCAGCCCGCCCTGCTCTTTGTTGTGCAGAAGATTGAGCTATCTTAGTTTCTTGAAGGCGGGTAATGCCTGTTTTTAAATCAAAACTGGCGGTACGTTCTAAGCCGGAATCAACGACTAAACGAATGCCTTCTATAGTTAATGAGGTCTCTGCAATATTGGTAGCCAATACCACTTTTCGCCGACCATCTTTAGCCGGTGAAATCGCTTTTTGCTGTTGCTTGAAATCGAGCTGCCCATAAAGAGGACATACATCGACAACATCATCTAATGTTCCTAACAGTTGCTCTTCTACCTGCTTAATCGCACTAACCCCGGGCAAAAAGGCCAATAGCGACCCTTGCTCAGAATTGAGCAGAGAGCGAATCAGTTTGACCATAGCTGGCGCTAAACGCTCCCCCTGCTTGATAGGGTTATAACGCAGTTCGACTGGATATTGCCGACCCGATGATTCCACATAAGCCGATTCTGGGAGCAACCGACCCAATGCCTGTTGATCTAATGTAGCGGACATGACAACGATTTTTAGATCGTCTCTTAATACCGATTGAGCTTCAAGACTCAACGCTAACGCAGTATCTGCATGAATACTGCGCTCGTGAAATTCATCAAAAATGACCATGTCCACGCCATCAAGCTCAGGGTCATTCTGAATCATGCGTGTCATGATGCCTTCTGTCACAATTTCAAGCTGAGTCGCAGATGATACCTTTGTTTCACCACGGACTCGAAAACCAACACGTTGCCCGACAGGCTCATTGAGTTGCTTTGCTAAATAAGCAGCAATATTTCTGGCCGCCAAACGTCTTGGCTCCAACATGATAATTCTTCCAGAAATACAACCCGATAAAAGTAATTGCAATGGAAAATAAGTGGATTTACCTGCGCCAGGCTCCGCTTTTAAAATGACTTGAGGACGATGTGTTATCTGTTCAATTAACAACGGTAATACATCGGCGATAGGCAATTGTGACAAGTCACGCTCCTTATGCTTAAATGACCAGACTATTGTACAGAAAAACAGTATATACCCAAACTTTCGCAAAATAAGCGGGGGATATGTCATCCCATATATCCGTATCAGGCTACTGAAATGAAATTTATTCCACCATTAAAAAAAGCCAAATTAATCAAACGCTATAAACGATTTTTGGCGGATGTTGAAACGGAAAGTGGCGAGCAGTTTACGCTTCATTGCGCCAATACCGGCGCAATGACTGGCTGTGCGGAGCCAGGTTCGACGATTTGGTACTCCACCTCAAACAATCCAAAACGAAAATATCCACATAGTTGGGAAATAACCCAAACCGCCCAAGGCGATAAAATTGGCATCAATACCTCTCGTGCAAATCAATTAACAGTGGAAGCTATTGAAAATGGAACTATTCTAGAACTACAAAACTATGATCAGCTCCACACTGAGGTGAAGTACGGGATTGAAAATAGTCGGATAGATATACTACTGACCTCTCAAACTGAACCAAAATGTTACATCGAAGTAAAAAGTGTTACTCTGCTAGACGATAATGTGTTGGCAGTAGAAGAAAAATCGGAGTTAAGAGGACAAGGCTTCTTTCCCGATGCTAAAACGCTTCGCGGACAAAAACACCTTAGAGAACTGACTGAGATGGTTAAAAATGAGAGCAGGGCCGTACTTTTATACGTTGTTTTGCATTCAGGGATTGAAAAAGTCTCTCCTGCTCTCCATATAGACGCGGAATATTCGCGATTGTTAACAATGGCGCAAGAAGCTGGAGTAGAAGTACTATGCTACAAGGCAGCGTTTTCTGAAAATGAGATTCAACTAGAGTCTCGTGTCGAATTCGTCCCTCATACAGCAAAAAACTGTTGATATCTTCACATTGACGATAAGTTTGCTAATGAATGATTGCCACTCTGTCTTCTTTTTGCTATAGATACCCGCCTTAATTTAACTGCTATCGCAGTTGACTAGGTGTTAGTAGGAGATGCTGTATGCTTGAGTCCAAAAAGAAAACGCTAGGCATCCTAGCCATTGCTGGTGTTGAACCATATCAAGAAAAACCGGGTGAAGAGTACATGTCACCTGGCCAAGTTGAACATTTTACTAAAATTCTTGAAGCATGGCGTGACCAGCTCAGGGCCGAAGTAAACCGTACCGTTCACCACATGCAAGACGAAGCGTCAAACTTCCCCGATCCTGTTGACCGTGCGTCACAGGAAGAAGAGTTTAGCTTAGAACTGCGTAACCGTGACCGTGAGCGTCGCCTGATCAAAAAAATTGAGAAAACACTCGATAAGATCAAGGATGAAGATTTCGGGTACTGTGAATCATGTGGCGTCGAGATTGGTGTTCGTCGCTTAGAAGCTCGCCCTACAGCTGATTTATGTATCGACTGTAAAACGCTAGCTGAGATGAAAGAAAAGCAAATGCTAGGATAAAATCCAATTGAAAAGGGAGCGTAATGCTCCCTTTTTTATTACTAAAGCGGTGCCAAGCAAAACTTTAGTAATGTCCTCTTAGCTTCTCCCATCAGGGCAGAAGCCAGGTTCTCTGCACCCTCAAAGATTTCTCTTCTCTGTATATCGCGATGGATACATTCCCCAAGCTATCAGGTCAATGGGTTTTATAGCTGCATCATGGTCTTCATTTCGCTACAATGGCGCGTCATTATAAAGGTGTAAGTTACAAACATGAGTTATATTGGTCGCTTTGCTCCCTCTCCATCAGGGCTATTACACTTTGGCTCTTTGGTAGCAGCACTGGGTAGCTACTTCCAAGCACGTTCACAGCAAGGAAAATGGCTGGTAAGAATTGAAGACCTCGACCCACCAAGAGAAATGCCTGGGGCAGCGGATAAAATTCTTCGAACGCTTGAACGTTATCAGCTGCATTGGGATGGTGAAGTGGTATATCAAAGCCAACGGCATCACTTATACCAGCAACAAATTGATACTTGGTTAGAAGAAGGGCAAGCCTATTTTTGCGAATGTACACGCAAACAAATTAAGGCGTCTGGAGGATATTATTTAGGAACCTGCAGAAATAAGCGTTTAACTCACAGTGATCATTGTTCTGTGCGACTGCGTATGGATAACCCGGTTGAGTCATTTATCGATTTAAGACAAGGGGAAATTCACATCCCTAAAGCACTCGCGCATGAAGATTTCATTATCAAACGACGTGATGGCTTGTTTGCTTATAACTTAGCGGTAGTGATTGACGATATTACTCAAGGTGTCACAGAAGTAGTACGCGGCGCAGATTTGATAGAACCAACGGGTCGTCAAATCAGTCTCTATCATACACTTCATCAGACACCGATTAGCTACTTACATCTACCTTTGGCTGTCGATGAACATGGGAATAAGTTTTCCAAACAGAATCATGCGACAGCAATAAGTGATGACCATCCTAAACAGGATCTACAACGGGCCATGAAGTTTTTAGGTTTTGATTTACCTGAAGATTTTTCAGATTTAACCGTAGAAAACATGATCGACTGGGGATGTAGAACGTGGTGCCTACAACAGTTACCATCAGAGATCAAGATCATCGCATGATTCTCAAATGGCACCGTCTAGGCTATTATTAGCCGCAAATTCGTCCTGTTCCCCCTCGTGTCACGTGAAGTTCACGAACGAAATGGGTAACACCAATCATTGTCAGATGCACATGAATAACAACGATTTACAACAACGCGGACACCGCGTATACCCAAACTTAGCTTTGAACATTATCACGCGCCAAGAGCACTCTGTTTCTCGCCAGTTGATCAGTGAAAATGCGCTAAAAGTGTTGTATCGCTTACATGGTGCTGGGTACGAAGCCTACCTTGTTGGAGGCGGTGTTCGTGATTTAATGCTCGGCGGTACACCAAAAGATTTTGATGTAGCGACAAATGCGACTCCAGAACAAATTCGTCAGTTATTTCGTAACTGTCGCTTAATCGGTCGCCGCTTTCGTCTTGCCCACATCATGTTCGGTCGCGATATTATAGAAGTGGCGACCTTCCGTGGACACCATCAAGAGCAAAATACTCAGTTATCCGTACAATCCGATCAAGGTATGTTATTACGTGATAACGTATACGGCACCAAAGATGAAGACGCAGAGCGTCGTGATTTCACTATCAATGCAATGTATTACAACATTGCCGATTACAGCATTCACGATTACGCAGGTGGCGTCGAAGATTTAGAAGATCGCTTGGTTCGACTTATTGGCGATCCCGAGACTCGCTATCGTGAAGATCCGGTACGCATGCTGCGTGCAATTCGTTTTGCAGTAAAACTAGATTTTGATATCGAAGAAGATACTGCAGAGCCTATCGAACGCCTCGCTTATCTATTAAGTGATATTCCAGCGGCACGCCTTTACGAAGAATCCTTAAAGATGCTGCAATCGGGATACGGTTTAGAAACCTATCACTTGATGCGCGAATACAATGTTTTTGAACAGTTGTTCCCTGTAATTAGTGAGCATTTCACTCCTGATTACAGCTCAAATACCGAACATATGCTGGATCTCTCATTGGATTCCACCGATATTCGCGTTGAAGAAAACAAACGCATTAATCCCGCTTTTATGTTCGCAGCGATACTCTGGTATCCAATGATCGAACGTGCTAATAAATTGGTAGAAGAAACCAATATCAATTTCTATGATGCCGTGATGGAAGCGAGTAACCAAGTACTTGATCGAGTAGTAAAACGTATTGCGATTCCACGTCGTCATACGGCAACAATTCGCGAAATTTGGCAGTTACAACTGCGCTTACCTCGTCGTAATGGTAAACGTGCTTTCCGTTTAATGGAGCTAAATAAATTCCGTGCAGGCTTTGACTTCCTAAAAATGCGAGGTGAAGTCGAAGGGGGCGAAATTAAAGAATTGGCCTTGTGGTGGGATACATTCCAATCAGCAGGACGCAATATGCGTCAAGCGATGGTAAATGACCTCAATCAGGCTAGCACGCAAAAGCCACGAGCTCGTCGTCGCAAACCTGCGAACAAAAAAAAGAGCAAAACTGAGTCATGATCACAGTATATATTGCGGTAGGCAGTAATCTTGGCGAACCTGTTGCACAAGCAAACGAAGCCATCGAAGCACT
This DNA window, taken from Vibrio nitrifigilis, encodes the following:
- the hrpB gene encoding ATP-dependent helicase HrpB, which translates into the protein MSQLPIADVLPLLIEQITHRPQVILKAEPGAGKSTYFPLQLLLSGCISGRIIMLEPRRLAARNIAAYLAKQLNEPVGQRVGFRVRGETKVSSATQLEIVTEGIMTRMIQNDPELDGVDMVIFDEFHERSIHADTALALSLEAQSVLRDDLKIVVMSATLDQQALGRLLPESAYVESSGRQYPVELRYNPIKQGERLAPAMVKLIRSLLNSEQGSLLAFLPGVSAIKQVEEQLLGTLDDVVDVCPLYGQLDFKQQQKAISPAKDGRRKVVLATNIAETSLTIEGIRLVVDSGLERTASFDLKTGITRLQETKIAQSSAQQRAGRAGRLEPGLCVRLYSESQYQQQPKVPTPEILQSDLAPLAMELAAWGTTDETSLSWLDTPPKASLQQGRELLQQLCLMRSDYQLTAMGQDAHQLGLPPRTAAMLLQVQDDPLYFSAAVAAAVLLEEPEKNSLDISHSLYRWQEKRHPKSSWLYKRAQQLCFACDNEFNLATVTASQLSLVVAMAYPDRIAQLRDNSLGQFRLSNGHGAWIHESEPLANEHYLVVTELMRHQQQASQIFSAIALDIQQLENTFGALFKTSEVVDWDDKSGRLTAEKQTKMGQLVIQRIALPEPSKEKMTQALLNYVSRKGLGVLNWTQDTLAWLERVRCGIEWLPHEGWPAMDDDSLRSSVDDWLAPYLLGCTSAKQLHKVSVLEALSARLGWPLNQKIDEWLPTHHQMPTGTKKKIRYQQGMSPVLSVRMQEVFGEKQSPVIAQGTQTVVMELLSPAQRPLQVTQDLAGFWHGAYREVQKEMKGRYPKHVWPDDPANHVATTKTKRQLNS
- the sfsA gene encoding DNA/RNA nuclease SfsA yields the protein MKFIPPLKKAKLIKRYKRFLADVETESGEQFTLHCANTGAMTGCAEPGSTIWYSTSNNPKRKYPHSWEITQTAQGDKIGINTSRANQLTVEAIENGTILELQNYDQLHTEVKYGIENSRIDILLTSQTEPKCYIEVKSVTLLDDNVLAVEEKSELRGQGFFPDAKTLRGQKHLRELTEMVKNESRAVLLYVVLHSGIEKVSPALHIDAEYSRLLTMAQEAGVEVLCYKAAFSENEIQLESRVEFVPHTAKNC
- the dksA gene encoding RNA polymerase-binding protein DksA — encoded protein: MLESKKKTLGILAIAGVEPYQEKPGEEYMSPGQVEHFTKILEAWRDQLRAEVNRTVHHMQDEASNFPDPVDRASQEEEFSLELRNRDRERRLIKKIEKTLDKIKDEDFGYCESCGVEIGVRRLEARPTADLCIDCKTLAEMKEKQMLG
- the gluQRS gene encoding tRNA glutamyl-Q(34) synthetase GluQRS, which gives rise to MSYIGRFAPSPSGLLHFGSLVAALGSYFQARSQQGKWLVRIEDLDPPREMPGAADKILRTLERYQLHWDGEVVYQSQRHHLYQQQIDTWLEEGQAYFCECTRKQIKASGGYYLGTCRNKRLTHSDHCSVRLRMDNPVESFIDLRQGEIHIPKALAHEDFIIKRRDGLFAYNLAVVIDDITQGVTEVVRGADLIEPTGRQISLYHTLHQTPISYLHLPLAVDEHGNKFSKQNHATAISDDHPKQDLQRAMKFLGFDLPEDFSDLTVENMIDWGCRTWCLQQLPSEIKIIA
- the pcnB gene encoding polynucleotide adenylyltransferase PcnB, which translates into the protein MNNNDLQQRGHRVYPNLALNIITRQEHSVSRQLISENALKVLYRLHGAGYEAYLVGGGVRDLMLGGTPKDFDVATNATPEQIRQLFRNCRLIGRRFRLAHIMFGRDIIEVATFRGHHQEQNTQLSVQSDQGMLLRDNVYGTKDEDAERRDFTINAMYYNIADYSIHDYAGGVEDLEDRLVRLIGDPETRYREDPVRMLRAIRFAVKLDFDIEEDTAEPIERLAYLLSDIPAARLYEESLKMLQSGYGLETYHLMREYNVFEQLFPVISEHFTPDYSSNTEHMLDLSLDSTDIRVEENKRINPAFMFAAILWYPMIERANKLVEETNINFYDAVMEASNQVLDRVVKRIAIPRRHTATIREIWQLQLRLPRRNGKRAFRLMELNKFRAGFDFLKMRGEVEGGEIKELALWWDTFQSAGRNMRQAMVNDLNQASTQKPRARRRKPANKKKSKTES